The region TATCCCGGGGATGGTGATCAGTGCTAAGGGGTTAATAGATAAGAACCCCGATCCCACATCCGATGAAATCAAAAAAGCACTACAGGGAAATATTTGTCGCTGTACCGGCTACGTAAAAATTGAAAAGGCAATAACCATGGTGGCCAAGGCTTTGCGGGAAGGCTATCAACCCGAGGTTACAAAATTTGATTACCGAGTGGGGGACCGCATGCCCCGGGTGGATGCCAAAGCTAAAGTTTTGGGCACCGCTGAATATGTAGATGATATGCACGTTGAAGGAATGTTGCACGGGGCGGCATTAAGAAGCAAATATGCCCGGGCGTTGGTAAAACGCATTGATATTTCTAAGGCCAAAGCTTACCCAGGTGTAGAGGCGGTATTACTGGCGAAGGATGTGCCTGGGGAGCGTCACTTGGGTCACATCATCCATGACTGGCCAGTGATGATCGCCGAAGGAGAGACCACCCGCTATGTGGGTGATGCCCTGGCGATAGTGGCCGCCACCACCCGCCAGACTGCCAAAGAGGCTTTGGATTTAATTGAAGTGGAATATCAACCGTTAAAACCGGTGCTCAGCATCCAAGAAGCGATGGCTGATGGCGCGCCACAAATTCACAAAGATGTGGAGCGTAACATTTTGCGCACCACCGTGGTTAAACGGGGCAATGTGGATGAGGCCATTGCCAATGCGAAGTATGTGGTTACCCAAAAATATTTTACGCCCTTTACTGAACATGCTTATTTAGAGCCGGAAAGTGCGCTGGGGATGCTCAATGAAGATGGTACCATCACGGTATATGTGGGTAGCCAAAATGTTTATGACGATCATGCGGGCATTGTGCAAATGTTCGGTGTAAACGAAGAACAGGTGCGGGTAATCAGTAAGACGGTGGGCGGTGCCTTTGGCGGCAAAGAAGATTTAACGGTGCAACACCATGCCGCTTTATTGGCCTGGCACACTAAAAAGCCGGTTAAAATGACCTGGGATCGGAGCGAGAGTATCAGGACTTCTGTTAAAAGACATCCCGCTGAAATGGAATACACCGTCGCCTGTGATGAAAATGGTAAAATAACGGCCACTAAGGCGGTAATTATCACTGATACCGGGGCTTACGCTTCCTTAGGTGGGCCGGTTACTGAGCGAGCCTGTACCCATGCGGCAGGACCCTACCAGATTCCCAATGTCGATCTTACCGGCATTGCAGTCTATACCAATAATCCCCCTGCCGGCGCTTTTCGCGGTTTTGGGGTACCGCAATCTTGTTTTGCGATGGAATGTACCCTTAATCTATTGGCTGAAAAGGTGGGTATTTCACCGTGGGAAATCCGCTATCGCAA is a window of Peptococcaceae bacterium 1198_IL3148 DNA encoding:
- the xdh gene encoding selenium-dependent xanthine dehydrogenase, with the protein product MYTINLNGQDVNVDKNVKLIDYLREEARLTSVKNGCGEGACGACMVLVDGKAMKACVLTMERVNGKKIVTVEGLSEREKDVYSWAFAEAGAVQCGFCIPGMVISAKGLIDKNPDPTSDEIKKALQGNICRCTGYVKIEKAITMVAKALREGYQPEVTKFDYRVGDRMPRVDAKAKVLGTAEYVDDMHVEGMLHGAALRSKYARALVKRIDISKAKAYPGVEAVLLAKDVPGERHLGHIIHDWPVMIAEGETTRYVGDALAIVAATTRQTAKEALDLIEVEYQPLKPVLSIQEAMADGAPQIHKDVERNILRTTVVKRGNVDEAIANAKYVVTQKYFTPFTEHAYLEPESALGMLNEDGTITVYVGSQNVYDDHAGIVQMFGVNEEQVRVISKTVGGAFGGKEDLTVQHHAALLAWHTKKPVKMTWDRSESIRTSVKRHPAEMEYTVACDENGKITATKAVIITDTGAYASLGGPVTERACTHAAGPYQIPNVDLTGIAVYTNNPPAGAFRGFGVPQSCFAMECTLNLLAEKVGISPWEIRYRNAIEPGKVLPNGQIADEGTALKETLLAVKDVFESDPHAGIACAMKNSGIGVGLEDVGRMRLLVKDGKVWLLTGAASVGQGMTTVLTQMVAEATGLSTELLQTGPPDTYTTPDGGTTTASRQTLFTGEATRKAALKLKKDLETHSLEELEGREYYDEFSGVTDPIGTDKPHPVSHVAYSYATHVVLLNEENKVAKVIAAHDIGRAINPTGIEGQVDGGVLMSMGYALTEDFPLEEGMPKAKFGTLGLLRATNRPEIETIIIEKNDVPLAYGAKGIGEIATIPTAPAVACAYYRRDGKFRTSLPLEETPYSRRKK